In Cynocephalus volans isolate mCynVol1 chromosome 16, mCynVol1.pri, whole genome shotgun sequence, the following proteins share a genomic window:
- the LOC134364800 gene encoding interferon alpha-4-like: MALPFPLLMALLVLSCQATCSLGCDLPQAHSLGTRRALILLGRMRRISPLSCLKDRNDFGFPQEDLDGHQLQKARAISVLHEMTQQSFNLFCTEGSSAAWDESLLDKLCTGLYQQLDDLEACLMPEVGVEETPLVNEDFALAVRKYFQRISLYLKEKRHSPCAWEVVRAEIVRSFSSSINMRGRLGRRQ, encoded by the coding sequence atggccttgccctttcctttactgatggccctgctggtgctcagctgccaggcgacctgctctctgggctgtgatctgcctcaggcccacagcctggggaccaggagggccttgatactcctgggacgaatgaggagaatctcccctctgtcctgcctgaaggacagaaatgacttcggattcccccaggaagacttggatggccaccagctgcagaaggcccgagccatctctgtcctccatgagatgacccagcagagcttcaacctcttctgcacagagggctcatcggctgcttgggatgagagcctcttggacaaactctgcactggactctatcagcagctggacgacctggaagcctgtctgatgccggaggtgggggtggaagagactcccctggtgaacgaggacttcgcactggccgtgaggaaatacttccaaagaatcagtctctacctgaaagagaagaggcacagcccttgcgcctgggaggtcgtgagagcagaaatcgtgagatccttctcttcatcaataaacatgcggggaagattagggaggaggcaatga